The following are encoded together in the Pan troglodytes isolate AG18354 chromosome 6, NHGRI_mPanTro3-v2.0_pri, whole genome shotgun sequence genome:
- the GIMAP1 gene encoding GTPase IMAP family member 1 — protein sequence MGGRKMATDEENVYGLEENTQSRQESTRRLILVGRTGAGKSATGNSILGQRRFFSRLGATSVTRACTTGSRRWDKCHVEVVDTADIFSSQVSKTDPGCEERGHCYLLSAPGPHALLLVTQLGRFTAQDQQAVRQVRDMFGEDVLKWMVIVFTRKEDLAGGSLHDYVSNTENRALRELVAECGGRVCAFDNRATGREQEAQVEQLLEMVEGLVREHKGAHYSNEVYELAQVLRWAGPEERLRRVAERVAARVRRRPWGAWLSARLWKWLKSPRSWRLGLALLLGGALLFWVLLHRRWSEAAAEVGPD from the exons ATGGGAGGAAGGAAGATGGcgacagatgaagaaaatgtctaTG GTTTAGAAGAGAACACTCAGTCCCGGCAGGAGTCCACGCGGAGGCTCATTCTTGTTGGGAGAACAGGGGCCGGGAAGAGCGCCACTGGGAACAGCATCCTGGGCCAGAGACGGTTCTTCTCCAGGCTGGGGGCCACGTCTGTGACCAGGGCTTGCACCACGGGCAGCCGCAGGTGGGACAAGTGCCACGTGGAAGTCGTGGACACTGCGGACATTTTCAGCTCCCAAGTGTCCAAGACAGATCCTGGCTGTGAGGAGAGAGGTCACTGCTACCTGCTCTCGGCCCCCGGACCCCACGCGCTGCTCCTGGTGACCCAGTTGGGTCGGTTCACCGCCCAGGACCAGCAGGCGGTGAGGCAGGTGAGGGACATGTTTGGGGAGGACGTCCTAAAGTGGATGGTCATCGTCTTCACCAGGAAGGAGGACCTGGCCGGGGGCTCCCTGCACGATTACGTGAGCAACACAGAGAACCGGGCCTTGCGCGAGCTGGTGGCCGAGTGCGGGGGCCGGGTCTGTGCCTTTGATAACCGGGCCACCGGCCGGGAGCAGGAAGCCCAGGTGGAGCAGCTGCTGGAGATGGTGGAGGGCCTGGTGCGGGAGCACAAGGGCGCCCATTACTCCAACGAGGTGTATGAGCTGGCGCAGGTGCTGCGCTGGGCAGGCCCTGAGGAGCGGCTCCGGCGGGTGGCGGAGCGCGTGGCAGCCAGGGTGCGGAGGAGGCCATGGGGCGCCTGGCTGTCGGCCCGGCTGTGGAAGTGGCTGAAGtcccccaggagctggaggctgggcCTGGCCCTGCTGCTGGGGGGCGCGCTCCTGTTCTGGGTGCTGCTCCACAGGCGGTGGTCGGAGGCCGCTGCGGAGGTCGGGCCTGACTAA